TAGATGCCAGGGCGGTGGCTGCTCATTTCCAGCATTTGATAACGCAGCAGGTTGTACCCCAGTAGTACGCCCCACAGTTCTTGTTCAATCATCTCCGGTGTTTTACTACGCAGTGTGTAGTGACCCGCGAGCATGCCTTGCTTCATTTCTCGATAGCCCAGTTCGATTTCCCAGCGCTGGCTATACAGATCCACGATTTCGTCGGGTGGGAAGCGCAGAGGATCGATCATTGAGGTCAGTACCTGCCGCACTTTGCCCTTGATGGTCTTGCTTAATAACCGAGCCTGTAGCGTTTCTGGCAGATCGGGCCATTGTTTACGCGCCTGCGGCGAGGTCTTTAGCGAGACGATGGCATCGTGGCGCCCTAACTTACGCAGCACCTCGTATTGAGCATCCTTGCGCAGCGGCAGTAACCAATGGCGCTGAGTGCCTGTCTGTTGCCAGCGATGAAGTAACCCCAGTGAATAGAAGCCACGGTCGAACAAGGTCAGCGAGTGATCGGGTGTACTGTCGATCAGTTGTTCGGCCAGTTTCATCTCGTTGCTGTGGTAGCCGGCAAAAGCACTACTCACCAGCATGTGGCTGGTCAGCTCCATCTGGCAGACCATGCGAACTTGGGGATAGCCGGTATCGCCATGCTGATTACTGGCGCTGCCATAGTGCTTGCGGTTGTCGTCCGTATCCGGTGTGCGCCAGACCACGCCATCGACACTGAGCAGGCGCAAACCGGCCCAAGTGGGGTGATTGGCGCTGGCATGCCAGCGTTGTTGAGTCAGGGAAAAGACTTCTCGCACCGCAGCGCTGCCCAAACGCTGGCGACCTTGCACGATTGCACTGGGTGCTACCAATGGCTTCTGCCCAGGCAGCATGATGCCCATACGGCTCGCGGCATCCCAGGCCGACATCCGGCGAAACAACGCCATGGCGATCACGCACCAGAGCATGGCTTCAAGAGGGAGACGTCGCTTACGCAGGGTCGCCACTCCCGCCGTTTCCAGTGCGGTGCTAACTAGGCCTGGATCAAGCAGCGCCCCCAGCTCGTCAAGGGAGTGGGTGGCAGAAGCCGCTTCGTGAGTCAGTGCCAAGGCGCGGGAAAGTCGCATAAAAAAATCCGATGCTCAAAACAAGCATCGGATTTTCGTTTCAGCGCGCAGAAGGTCAAGCTGTAGCGCTTAACTGACTGGCATTACCCG
The genomic region above belongs to Pseudomonas sediminis and contains:
- a CDS encoding IS4 family transposase is translated as MRLSRALALTHEAASATHSLDELGALLDPGLVSTALETAGVATLRKRRLPLEAMLWCVIAMALFRRMSAWDAASRMGIMLPGQKPLVAPSAIVQGRQRLGSAAVREVFSLTQQRWHASANHPTWAGLRLLSVDGVVWRTPDTDDNRKHYGSASNQHGDTGYPQVRMVCQMELTSHMLVSSAFAGYHSNEMKLAEQLIDSTPDHSLTLFDRGFYSLGLLHRWQQTGTQRHWLLPLRKDAQYEVLRKLGRHDAIVSLKTSPQARKQWPDLPETLQARLLSKTIKGKVRQVLTSMIDPLRFPPDEIVDLYSQRWEIELGYREMKQGMLAGHYTLRSKTPEMIEQELWGVLLGYNLLRYQMLEMSSHRPGIYPCEMSFTACTWAILGFLNGVSLNHPGNIPRYLAELQASAMHYVLPHRREDRSYPRAVKPKPSKYPTRNKNASQLN